A single region of the Streptomyces sp. NBC_01262 genome encodes:
- a CDS encoding 4-oxalocrotonate tautomerase family protein: MPFANFKVPEKTLTPKQKEEIVTRTTELYVEIYGERARNTTMVLIEEVPDGGWGISGNVLTLAMLGGEAAPTDTSGA; the protein is encoded by the coding sequence ATGCCGTTCGCGAACTTCAAGGTCCCCGAGAAGACCCTCACCCCGAAGCAGAAGGAGGAGATCGTCACCCGTACCACCGAGCTGTACGTCGAGATCTACGGCGAGCGCGCCCGCAACACCACCATGGTTCTGATCGAAGAGGTCCCCGACGGCGGCTGGGGCATCTCCGGCAACGTGCTGACCCTCGCCATGCTCGGCGGCGAGGCGGCACCGACCGACACCAGCGGCGCCTGA
- a CDS encoding DUF4191 domain-containing protein codes for MARESSESSTPGRLKQIVQTYKMTRRVDSKVGLVLAAVGIVTFGVVLAIGFLIGHPIYAGILGFLLAFLAMAVVFGRRAERAAFGQLEGQPGAAAAVLENVGRGWSVTPAVAMNKSQDLVHRAVGKAGIVLVAEGNPNRVKSLLAAEKRKMARVVLDVPVTDIIVGTGEGEVPLKKVRTTLLKLPRVLPGPKVTEVNDRLRALGDLMKNMPVPKGPMPKGMRMPKGR; via the coding sequence ATGGCGAGGGAATCTTCCGAGAGCAGCACCCCTGGGCGACTTAAGCAGATCGTCCAGACGTACAAGATGACCAGGCGGGTCGACTCCAAGGTCGGTCTCGTCCTAGCGGCTGTGGGCATCGTCACCTTCGGTGTCGTCCTCGCTATCGGTTTCTTGATCGGTCACCCCATCTACGCGGGCATCCTGGGCTTCCTCCTGGCGTTCCTCGCGATGGCGGTCGTCTTCGGGCGCCGGGCCGAACGGGCCGCCTTCGGGCAGCTCGAAGGCCAGCCGGGCGCCGCCGCGGCGGTCCTTGAGAATGTCGGACGCGGCTGGTCCGTCACCCCGGCGGTGGCGATGAACAAGAGCCAGGACCTCGTGCACCGCGCGGTCGGCAAGGCCGGCATCGTGCTGGTCGCCGAGGGCAACCCGAACCGCGTGAAGTCGCTGCTGGCGGCCGAGAAGCGCAAGATGGCGCGCGTCGTGCTCGATGTGCCGGTCACCGACATCATCGTCGGCACCGGCGAGGGCGAGGTGCCGCTGAAGAAGGTGCGTACGACGCTGCTGAAGCTGCCGCGCGTACTGCCCGGCCCCAAGGTCACCGAGGTCAACGACCGGCTGCGCGCGCTGGGCGACCTGATGAAGAACATGCCGGTCCCCAAGGGCCCGATGCCCAAGGGAATGCGGATGCCGAAGGGGCGCTGA
- a CDS encoding RDD family protein, whose protein sequence is MENRDAIGSWLDGPKAAAEQAGVDFGYRGERLGLPEEGPGSIAPVGRRIAALFIDWFLCLVIAYGLIAQGDARGANQWTTVVFAVLSVLTLGTIGMTPGKRLLRLRVVRLDGTRLGFGAVVLRTLLLLLVIPAVVWDRDTRGLHDKAVGAVQVRL, encoded by the coding sequence GTGGAAAACAGGGATGCGATCGGATCATGGCTGGACGGACCCAAGGCGGCGGCCGAGCAGGCAGGCGTCGACTTCGGCTACCGGGGCGAGCGCCTGGGGCTGCCGGAGGAGGGGCCGGGCTCGATCGCGCCGGTGGGGCGGCGGATCGCGGCGCTGTTCATCGACTGGTTCCTGTGCCTGGTGATCGCATACGGCTTGATCGCGCAGGGTGACGCGCGCGGCGCCAACCAATGGACGACGGTGGTCTTCGCCGTACTCAGTGTGCTCACGCTCGGCACCATCGGCATGACGCCCGGCAAGCGGCTGCTGCGCCTGCGCGTGGTCCGGCTGGACGGCACCAGGCTCGGGTTCGGCGCGGTCGTGCTGCGCACGCTGCTGCTGCTCCTGGTGATCCCGGCGGTGGTCTGGGACCGCGACACCCGCGGGCTGCACGACAAGGCGGTGGGCGCGGTGCAGGTCCGGCTGTGA
- a CDS encoding MarR family winged helix-turn-helix transcriptional regulator — MNKEPRPQQPTASAASAQRLQDAMKRLRARLRAESGQNATGLTLTQLGVLVSVIREGPVTAARLAALEHVSGQAIAQILTVLKAAGFVHTEPDPLDGRKKLVSADSSATELVDRIMVGRASFLARAIDQVVAPGEREDLEKAIELLERLAEADPRGGGI, encoded by the coding sequence ATGAACAAGGAGCCCCGGCCGCAGCAGCCCACCGCGTCCGCCGCGAGCGCACAGCGTCTCCAGGACGCGATGAAACGGCTGCGCGCCCGCCTGCGCGCGGAGTCCGGGCAGAACGCGACCGGCCTGACCCTCACGCAGCTCGGCGTACTGGTGAGCGTCATCCGGGAGGGCCCTGTCACCGCGGCCCGGCTCGCCGCGCTGGAGCATGTCAGCGGACAGGCCATCGCACAGATCCTGACGGTGCTCAAGGCCGCCGGCTTCGTCCACACCGAGCCCGACCCGCTGGACGGCCGCAAGAAGCTGGTCAGCGCCGACAGCTCCGCGACCGAGCTGGTCGACCGGATCATGGTGGGCCGTGCCTCGTTCCTGGCGCGCGCCATCGACCAGGTGGTCGCCCCCGGCGAACGCGAAGACCTGGAGAAGGCCATCGAGCTCCTGGAGCGGCTCGCCGAAGCCGACCCGCGTGGCGGAGGCATATGA
- the glnA gene encoding type I glutamate--ammonia ligase, with protein MSFQNADEVNQFISDEDVKFVDVRFCDLPGVMQHFTVPVSSFDPDEELAFDGSSIRGFQAIHESDMALRADLSTARVDPFRKDKTLNINFFIHDPITGEQYSRDPRNVAKKAEAYLASTGIADTAYFGPEAEFYVFDSARFATGPNESFYHIDSEAGAWNTGALEDNRGYKVRYKGGYFPTPPVDHFADLRAEISLELEASGLKVERQHHEVGTAGQAEINYKFNTLLAAADDLMLFKYIVKNVAWRNGKTATFMPKPIFGDNGSGMHCHQSLWQGGQPLFYDEQGYAGLSDTARYYIGGILKHAPSLLAFTNPTVNSYHRLVPGFEAPVNLVYSQRNRSAAIRIPITGANAKAKRIEFRAPDPSSNPYLAFSALLMAGLDGIKNKIEPAEPVDKDLYELAPEEHAGVAQVPTSLPAVLDALEADHEFLLAGGVFTPDLIETWIDYKRVNEIAPIQLRPHPHEFELYFDL; from the coding sequence ATGTCTTTCCAGAACGCCGACGAGGTGAACCAGTTCATCTCTGATGAGGACGTCAAGTTCGTGGACGTCCGGTTCTGCGACCTGCCCGGTGTCATGCAGCACTTCACCGTTCCGGTCAGCTCCTTCGACCCGGACGAGGAACTCGCCTTCGACGGTTCGTCGATCCGCGGCTTCCAGGCCATCCACGAGTCGGACATGGCCCTGCGCGCGGACCTGTCGACGGCACGCGTCGACCCGTTCCGCAAGGACAAGACGCTCAACATCAACTTCTTCATCCACGACCCGATCACGGGCGAGCAGTACAGCCGTGACCCGCGCAACGTGGCCAAGAAGGCCGAGGCCTACCTCGCCTCCACCGGCATCGCCGACACCGCGTACTTCGGCCCCGAGGCCGAGTTCTACGTCTTCGACAGCGCCCGCTTCGCCACCGGCCCGAACGAGTCCTTCTACCACATCGACTCCGAGGCCGGCGCCTGGAACACCGGTGCGCTGGAGGACAACCGCGGCTACAAGGTCCGCTACAAGGGCGGGTACTTCCCCACCCCGCCGGTCGACCACTTCGCCGACCTGCGCGCCGAGATCTCCCTTGAGCTGGAGGCCTCCGGCCTCAAGGTCGAGCGCCAGCACCACGAGGTCGGCACCGCCGGCCAGGCCGAGATCAACTACAAGTTCAACACGCTGCTCGCCGCCGCCGACGACCTGATGCTCTTCAAGTACATCGTGAAGAACGTCGCCTGGCGCAACGGCAAGACCGCCACCTTCATGCCCAAGCCGATCTTCGGTGACAACGGCTCCGGCATGCACTGCCACCAGTCCCTCTGGCAGGGCGGCCAGCCCCTCTTCTACGACGAGCAGGGCTACGCGGGCCTGTCGGACACCGCCCGTTACTACATCGGCGGCATCCTCAAGCACGCCCCCTCGCTGCTGGCCTTCACCAACCCGACGGTGAACTCCTACCACCGCCTGGTCCCCGGCTTCGAGGCCCCGGTCAACCTGGTCTACTCGCAGCGCAACCGCTCGGCGGCCATCCGTATCCCGATCACGGGTGCCAACGCCAAGGCCAAGCGCATCGAGTTCCGCGCTCCGGACCCGTCCAGCAACCCGTACCTGGCCTTCTCGGCCCTGCTGATGGCCGGCCTCGACGGCATCAAGAACAAGATCGAGCCCGCCGAGCCGGTCGACAAGGACCTCTACGAGCTCGCCCCCGAAGAGCACGCCGGCGTCGCCCAGGTCCCGACCTCCCTCCCGGCCGTCCTCGACGCCCTGGAGGCCGACCACGAGTTCCTGCTCGCGGGCGGTGTCTTCACCCCGGACCTCATCGAGACCTGGATCGACTACAAGCGGGTCAACGAGATCGCCCCGATCCAGCTGCGGCCGCACCCGCACGAGTTCGAGCTGTACTTCGACCTGTAA
- a CDS encoding MMPL family transporter, with product MSRYLYRLARWCFRHRWATVSAWVAVVIAAVVIAGASGGKTTDAVTIPGTQSQQAISVLEQKLPAASGVTTQVVFADEGGDVTVSARKAGIEATLKDLRGLPQVVSVSDPFTAGTVSPDKQVALATVTYGTAAAGEVKAATVDGLAAAAADAQHAGVQVEFSGAVYPKAAAVNSEAVGMIVALIVLVLTFGSFLAGGLPLVTAIVGVVISMMGVTIVSSFTDIASASTAVATMLGLSCAIDYALFILSRTRTNMAAGHSPQEAVGRAAGTAGSSVVFAALSVMIALCGLSVVGIPFLTVMGLTAAATVGLALLVALTLLPALLGLAGHRAARFSRLPLLRRARPATETAVRAPEKLAGTRYASWVVRHRVPVLVLGIAVLGLMALPVTKMDLGLPGADARPTSDTSRVAYDLTTEHFGAGYNGTLTVVAQDVTRAAQAQQVSAALAKVDGVVSSNVGAVTNGIAVISVVPSTGPNDAATARLVHTIRDDSSAIASATGAHILVGGQTATDIDVSAKLSQALPVFLTTIVVLAFLLLTFAFRTILVPLKSILGFLLSAGAALGAQVAVFQWGWSKDLLGIAPSQTLSFLPVILLAIMFGLSSDYEIFVVSRIKEQFTRTGDARQAAVAGTGLSARVVAAAALIMAAIFASFLFADDPMTKSIGFSFAVGVLVDAFVVRLTLVPAVMALAGKRIWYHPRWYARLIPDPDIEGERLEAELADEHHPEMTPVG from the coding sequence ATGTCCCGATACCTCTACCGACTGGCCCGCTGGTGCTTCCGGCACCGCTGGGCGACCGTGTCCGCCTGGGTGGCGGTGGTGATCGCCGCCGTGGTCATCGCGGGCGCGAGCGGCGGCAAGACCACCGATGCGGTCACCATCCCCGGCACCCAGTCCCAGCAGGCCATCTCGGTGCTGGAGCAGAAACTCCCCGCCGCGTCCGGGGTGACCACCCAGGTGGTCTTCGCCGACGAGGGTGGCGATGTCACGGTCTCCGCCCGCAAGGCGGGCATCGAGGCGACGCTGAAGGACCTGCGGGGGCTCCCGCAGGTGGTCTCCGTCTCCGATCCCTTCACCGCCGGAACGGTCTCCCCCGACAAGCAGGTCGCCCTGGCGACCGTCACCTACGGCACCGCCGCCGCCGGAGAGGTCAAAGCGGCCACCGTCGACGGCCTCGCGGCCGCCGCCGCGGACGCCCAACACGCGGGCGTGCAGGTCGAGTTCAGCGGCGCGGTCTATCCGAAGGCCGCCGCGGTCAACAGCGAGGCCGTCGGCATGATCGTGGCCCTGATCGTGCTCGTGCTGACCTTCGGCTCCTTCCTCGCCGGCGGCCTGCCGCTGGTCACCGCCATCGTCGGCGTCGTGATCTCGATGATGGGCGTCACCATCGTGTCGTCGTTCACCGACATCGCGTCCGCCTCCACCGCCGTGGCGACCATGCTCGGCCTGTCCTGCGCGATCGACTACGCCCTGTTCATCCTCTCCCGCACCCGGACCAACATGGCGGCCGGCCACTCCCCGCAGGAGGCCGTCGGCCGCGCGGCCGGAACGGCGGGCAGCTCCGTCGTCTTCGCCGCCCTCAGCGTGATGATCGCCCTGTGCGGCCTGTCGGTGGTCGGCATCCCGTTCCTGACCGTCATGGGCCTGACCGCCGCCGCCACCGTCGGCCTCGCCCTCCTGGTGGCCCTGACCCTGCTGCCCGCGCTGCTGGGCCTGGCCGGCCACCGCGCCGCCCGTTTCTCCCGGCTGCCCCTGCTGCGCCGGGCCCGGCCCGCCACCGAGACCGCCGTACGGGCCCCGGAGAAGCTGGCGGGCACCCGTTACGCATCCTGGGTGGTCCGCCACCGCGTCCCGGTACTGGTCCTCGGCATCGCCGTGCTGGGCCTGATGGCCCTGCCCGTGACCAAGATGGATCTGGGCCTGCCCGGCGCGGACGCCCGGCCCACCTCGGACACCTCCCGGGTCGCCTACGACCTCACCACCGAACACTTCGGTGCCGGCTACAACGGCACCCTCACCGTGGTGGCCCAGGACGTCACCCGGGCCGCGCAGGCCCAGCAGGTGTCCGCCGCTCTGGCCAAGGTGGACGGTGTGGTCTCCTCGAACGTCGGGGCGGTCACCAACGGGATCGCGGTGATCTCGGTGGTCCCCTCCACCGGTCCCAACGACGCCGCCACGGCCCGCCTGGTGCACACCATCCGCGACGACTCCTCCGCCATCGCCTCGGCGACCGGAGCGCACATCCTGGTAGGCGGTCAGACGGCCACCGACATCGACGTCTCCGCCAAGCTCTCCCAGGCGCTGCCGGTGTTCCTGACCACGATCGTGGTGCTGGCGTTCCTGCTGCTGACCTTCGCGTTCCGCACGATCCTGGTGCCGCTCAAGTCGATCCTCGGGTTCCTGCTCTCCGCCGGGGCCGCCCTGGGTGCGCAGGTGGCGGTGTTCCAGTGGGGCTGGAGCAAGGACCTGCTGGGCATCGCGCCCAGTCAGACCCTGAGCTTCCTCCCGGTCATCCTGCTGGCCATCATGTTCGGCCTCTCCAGCGACTACGAGATCTTCGTGGTCTCCCGGATCAAGGAGCAGTTCACCCGGACCGGCGACGCCCGCCAGGCCGCGGTGGCGGGCACCGGCCTGTCCGCCCGGGTGGTGGCCGCGGCGGCACTGATCATGGCTGCGATCTTCGCCTCCTTCCTCTTCGCCGACGACCCCATGACCAAGTCGATCGGCTTCAGCTTCGCCGTCGGCGTGCTGGTCGACGCGTTCGTCGTCCGGCTCACCCTGGTGCCCGCCGTGATGGCACTGGCCGGCAAGCGGATCTGGTACCACCCCCGCTGGTACGCGCGGCTGATCCCGGACCCCGACATCGAGGGCGAGCGCCTGGAAGCCGAACTGGCCGACGAGCACCACCCGGAGATGACACCCGTCGGCTGA
- a CDS encoding SDR family oxidoreductase produces MPVPTSPDGTGASAQPSASPRVAIVTGGSRGIGRRTVGRLAADGYAVVVGYAGNQDEAEAAVKEAVTGGGRAIAVRADVADERAVAALFDAADREFGGVDVVVHAAGRMHLAPIAELDLAVLDDLHRTNIRGTFVVVQQAARRVRPGGAIVTFSTSVVGLAFPGYGAYAAGKGAVEALTLILARELRGRDVTANTVAPGPTATDLFLDGKDEETIARLAAQPPLERLGTPADIAEVVAFLASPAGHWINGQVIRANGGII; encoded by the coding sequence ATGCCTGTCCCCACTTCCCCCGACGGGACCGGTGCTTCCGCCCAGCCCTCCGCCTCACCCCGTGTCGCGATCGTCACCGGCGGCTCGCGCGGCATCGGCCGCCGGACCGTCGGCCGGCTGGCCGCCGACGGGTACGCCGTCGTGGTCGGCTACGCCGGCAACCAGGACGAGGCCGAAGCCGCCGTGAAGGAGGCCGTCACCGGCGGCGGCCGGGCGATCGCAGTGCGCGCGGACGTCGCCGACGAACGCGCGGTCGCGGCCTTGTTCGACGCGGCCGACAGAGAATTCGGCGGCGTGGACGTCGTCGTGCACGCGGCCGGGCGGATGCACCTGGCTCCGATCGCCGAGCTGGACCTGGCCGTCCTGGACGACCTGCACCGCACCAACATCCGCGGCACGTTCGTCGTCGTCCAGCAGGCCGCCCGTCGGGTGCGCCCCGGTGGCGCGATCGTGACGTTCTCCACGTCCGTGGTGGGGCTCGCCTTCCCGGGCTACGGCGCGTACGCCGCCGGCAAGGGCGCGGTCGAGGCGCTGACTCTGATCCTGGCCCGGGAGCTGCGGGGCCGGGACGTCACCGCCAACACCGTCGCGCCCGGCCCCACGGCCACCGATCTGTTCCTGGACGGCAAGGACGAGGAGACCATCGCCCGCCTGGCCGCCCAGCCCCCGCTGGAGCGCCTCGGTACCCCGGCCGACATCGCCGAGGTCGTCGCGTTCCTGGCCTCCCCGGCCGGCCACTGGATCAACGGACAGGTCATCCGCGCCAACGGCGGAATCATCTGA
- a CDS encoding MFS transporter: protein MSTAVSRGEASARDLRRTSFAWPFTTPLYVGSALNPVNSSIIATALVPIATQLHVSVGATAVLVSSLYLASAVAQPTAGKLAEVLGPRRIFLSGITLVLLGGLVGGFGQSLAVLTAARVLIGIGTSAAFPCAMVLIRRRAQQAGLDAPPGGVLGGLAIAGMATAAVGPPIGGLLVGAAGWRWAFFINVPVTAIAMAMAVRWLPRDRPLDRADSAFRKIADRIDLTGILGFAASMTALVVFLMGLPQIKWAALIAFVVAAIPTVVWELRKTAPFFDFRELAANGALARTYLRQALTLLGVYTVMYGMTQWMEAAHGLSTVTAGLLLLPMGAVSALLSHPLARRNLVRGPLLAAGVTMILGSGGILLLTSHSPAITIVLVSLIFGVTSATTTVGNQTALYLFAPPDRIGTASGLFRTFGYLGTITSAVIGSIVFRDGASDHGLHTLGLVLVAAGVAVLLLTVLDRRLTNTPSQGEPPMTTTALPGIDPKRTALLAMDFQNGIVARAPEPDALVERVKGAIAGVRAAGGTIGYVRVAFTEDDWAAVPETNKAFSAVAAAKMLHHEDDATQIDERIAPEDGDIVVRKIRFGSVSTTDLHQQLHDRGIDTLILSGISTSGVVLSTLIDAADRDYRVYVLTDGVADPLPEVNRVLVDEVFPSRAHLIDTARLAELLKAA, encoded by the coding sequence ATGAGCACCGCTGTCAGCCGGGGCGAGGCCTCGGCGCGCGATCTGCGGCGCACCTCCTTCGCGTGGCCCTTCACCACCCCGCTCTACGTGGGCTCCGCCCTCAACCCGGTCAACAGCTCCATCATCGCGACCGCCCTGGTGCCCATAGCCACCCAGCTGCACGTCTCGGTGGGCGCCACCGCCGTCCTCGTCTCCTCCCTGTACCTGGCCAGTGCCGTCGCCCAGCCCACCGCCGGCAAGCTGGCCGAGGTGCTCGGCCCGCGCCGGATCTTCCTGTCCGGCATCACGCTGGTGCTGCTCGGCGGCCTGGTCGGCGGCTTCGGTCAGAGCCTGGCGGTGCTGACCGCCGCCCGGGTCCTGATCGGCATCGGTACCTCGGCCGCCTTCCCCTGCGCGATGGTGCTGATCCGGCGCCGCGCCCAGCAGGCAGGCCTGGACGCACCGCCGGGCGGCGTGCTGGGCGGCCTCGCGATCGCGGGCATGGCCACCGCCGCCGTCGGCCCGCCGATCGGCGGACTGCTGGTCGGCGCCGCAGGCTGGCGCTGGGCCTTCTTCATCAACGTCCCGGTCACCGCGATCGCCATGGCGATGGCCGTACGCTGGCTGCCCCGGGACCGCCCGCTCGACCGCGCCGACAGCGCCTTCCGCAAGATCGCCGACCGGATCGACCTCACCGGCATTCTCGGCTTCGCCGCGTCGATGACCGCGCTGGTCGTCTTCCTGATGGGCCTCCCCCAGATCAAGTGGGCCGCGCTCATCGCCTTCGTCGTGGCCGCGATACCCACGGTCGTGTGGGAGCTGCGTAAAACCGCGCCGTTCTTCGATTTCCGCGAACTCGCCGCCAACGGCGCCCTTGCCCGCACCTACCTGCGGCAGGCCCTCACCCTGCTCGGCGTCTACACCGTCATGTACGGCATGACGCAGTGGATGGAGGCCGCCCACGGGCTCTCCACCGTGACGGCGGGACTCCTGCTGCTGCCGATGGGCGCCGTCTCCGCACTGCTCTCGCACCCGCTCGCCCGCCGCAACCTGGTACGCGGACCGCTGCTCGCGGCAGGCGTGACCATGATCCTCGGCTCGGGCGGCATCCTGCTGCTCACCTCCCACAGCCCGGCGATCACGATCGTCCTCGTCTCCCTGATCTTCGGCGTGACCTCGGCCACCACCACGGTCGGCAACCAGACCGCGCTCTACCTCTTCGCGCCCCCGGACCGGATCGGCACCGCCTCCGGGCTGTTCCGGACCTTCGGATACCTCGGAACCATCACCTCCGCCGTGATCGGCAGCATCGTCTTCCGCGACGGCGCGAGCGACCACGGCCTGCACACCCTCGGCCTCGTACTGGTCGCGGCGGGCGTAGCCGTCCTCCTGCTGACCGTCCTCGACCGCCGGCTGACCAACACCCCCTCGCAAGGAGAACCACCCATGACCACCACCGCCCTCCCCGGGATCGACCCCAAGCGCACCGCCCTGCTGGCGATGGACTTCCAGAACGGCATCGTCGCGCGCGCACCCGAACCCGACGCGCTCGTCGAGCGGGTCAAGGGCGCGATAGCCGGCGTCCGCGCCGCAGGCGGCACCATCGGCTACGTCCGCGTCGCCTTCACCGAGGACGACTGGGCGGCGGTCCCGGAGACCAACAAGGCCTTCAGCGCGGTCGCCGCCGCCAAGATGCTGCACCACGAGGACGACGCCACGCAGATCGACGAGCGCATCGCACCCGAGGACGGCGACATCGTCGTCCGTAAGATCCGCTTCGGCTCGGTCTCCACCACCGACCTCCACCAGCAGCTCCACGACCGCGGCATCGACACCCTGATCCTCTCCGGAATCAGTACCAGCGGTGTCGTCCTGTCCACCCTCATCGACGCCGCCGACCGCGACTACCGCGTCTACGTCCTCACCGACGGCGTCGCCGACCCCCTCCCCGAGGTCAACCGCGTCCTGGTCGACGAGGTGTTCCCGTCCCGCGCCCACCTGATCGACACGGCGCGGCTTGCCGAGCTGCTCAAGGCCGCCTGA
- a CDS encoding helix-turn-helix transcriptional regulator, producing MNLPELGAFLRTRRDRIRPGEVGLPQGPRRRVPGLRREEVAQLAGLSADYYTELERGSAKTGVQPSAQTLAALARALRLNGDERDHLFHLAERPIPPSAHGPSAHVQPALLGLLDRLSNTPARVITDLHETLVENDLALTLLGRSPAHRGPAASLVYRWFFDPQAREIYPPEDHPHHSRVFVADLQAAAARRGRDAEVTKMVAVLRRRSEEFAALWDTHDVAVRRMDHKRIVHPMLGVIELDCHNLLSEDGRQRLLWFTAPPGSPGAEQLELLSVVGTQELGLSAAESGSQR from the coding sequence GTGAACCTTCCAGAGCTCGGTGCCTTCCTCAGGACACGCCGCGACCGCATCCGCCCCGGCGAGGTCGGTCTCCCCCAAGGCCCGCGCCGGCGCGTCCCCGGGCTGCGCCGCGAGGAAGTCGCGCAGCTGGCAGGGCTGTCGGCCGACTACTACACCGAGCTGGAACGCGGCAGCGCGAAGACCGGCGTGCAGCCCTCGGCCCAGACCCTGGCCGCCCTCGCCCGAGCCCTGCGCCTGAACGGCGACGAGCGCGACCACCTGTTCCACCTGGCCGAACGGCCGATCCCCCCGTCAGCACACGGCCCATCGGCACACGTGCAGCCCGCGCTCCTCGGGCTCCTGGACCGGCTGTCCAACACCCCCGCGCGCGTCATCACCGACCTCCACGAAACCCTGGTGGAGAACGACCTGGCCCTGACCCTGCTCGGCAGGTCCCCGGCACACCGCGGCCCGGCGGCGAGCCTGGTGTACCGCTGGTTTTTCGACCCGCAGGCGCGCGAGATCTACCCGCCCGAGGACCACCCGCACCACTCCCGGGTGTTCGTGGCCGACCTCCAGGCAGCGGCCGCCCGGCGCGGCCGGGACGCGGAGGTCACGAAGATGGTCGCCGTGCTACGCCGCCGCAGTGAGGAGTTCGCGGCCCTCTGGGACACCCACGACGTCGCGGTGCGCCGCATGGACCACAAGAGGATCGTCCACCCCATGCTCGGCGTCATCGAACTCGACTGCCACAACCTCCTCAGCGAGGACGGACGGCAACGCCTGCTGTGGTTCACCGCCCCGCCCGGAAGCCCGGGAGCCGAGCAGCTGGAACTGCTGTCCGTCGTAGGGACCCAGGAGTTGGGCTTGTCCGCGGCGGAATCCGGATCGCAGCGCTGA
- a CDS encoding SDR family oxidoreductase codes for MTNHESGKVILVTGASSGIGALSVRALALAGHTVYAGIRQTTTRNTIAAADLTRYGTDHRADVHAVELDVTSQDSADAAVDRILAERGRLDVVVHNAGHMVLGAAEAFTTEQFADLYDVNVLGTQRVNRAALPKLREQGSGLLVWIGSSSTRGGCPPFLAPYFAAKAAMDALAVSYAAEVLPFGIDTAIVVPGAFTTGTNHFANADAPADVGRAEAYDQRHRPLMSDLGKRLAALIPSDADVTEVAEAVARLVAMQHGTRPLRTHIDPSRDGSEVVSAVADRLRADFFRRLGLDSLLTAGSSL; via the coding sequence ATGACGAACCACGAATCAGGCAAGGTCATCCTCGTCACCGGGGCCTCCAGCGGCATCGGGGCACTGTCCGTGCGGGCTCTGGCCCTCGCCGGTCACACCGTCTACGCGGGCATCCGCCAGACCACGACCCGCAACACGATCGCGGCGGCCGACCTGACGCGCTACGGCACCGACCACCGGGCCGACGTCCACGCCGTCGAGCTGGACGTCACGTCCCAGGACTCGGCCGACGCCGCAGTCGACCGGATCCTCGCCGAGCGCGGCCGGCTGGACGTGGTCGTGCACAACGCCGGGCACATGGTCCTGGGCGCCGCCGAGGCGTTCACCACCGAGCAGTTCGCGGACCTGTACGACGTGAATGTTCTGGGCACCCAGCGCGTCAACCGCGCCGCCCTGCCGAAGCTGCGTGAGCAGGGCTCGGGGCTGCTGGTGTGGATCGGCAGTTCCAGCACCCGCGGCGGCTGCCCGCCGTTCCTGGCCCCGTACTTCGCCGCCAAGGCCGCGATGGACGCCCTGGCCGTCAGCTACGCCGCCGAGGTGCTCCCGTTCGGCATCGACACCGCGATCGTGGTGCCCGGTGCGTTCACCACCGGCACCAACCACTTCGCCAACGCGGACGCCCCCGCCGACGTCGGCCGTGCGGAAGCCTACGACCAGCGTCACCGACCCCTTATGAGCGATCTCGGCAAGCGCCTGGCCGCGCTCATCCCCTCGGACGCCGATGTGACCGAGGTCGCCGAAGCCGTCGCGCGACTGGTCGCGATGCAGCACGGCACCCGGCCTCTGCGCACCCACATAGACCCCAGCCGGGACGGCAGCGAAGTCGTCTCCGCGGTCGCCGACCGCCTCCGCGCCGACTTCTTCCGCCGCCTCGGACTGGACAGCCTGCTCACCGCAGGCAGCTCCCTGTAA
- a CDS encoding TetR/AcrR family transcriptional regulator has product MGAPETTPSTPSLRERSKARRRELIRRTAMRLFAERGYDRATIADIAAEAEVAPRTVTMYFASKADIAMSLPNEIAGRLVVIFRENPSIGFTDAIDQWLTAEAEHLDPELIALTSAMFQASPGLRSLSSAELGEAVEAGAPAFGAETGLPADHPLGAVIGAAVGAAVGEYLTVVLHAGNRPELHTAFMRTIRATVRSAR; this is encoded by the coding sequence ATGGGAGCACCTGAGACAACGCCGTCGACGCCATCACTGCGCGAACGCTCCAAGGCTCGGCGCCGCGAGCTGATCCGCCGGACGGCCATGCGCCTGTTCGCCGAGCGCGGCTACGACCGCGCGACCATCGCGGACATCGCCGCCGAGGCGGAGGTCGCTCCCCGCACGGTGACCATGTACTTCGCGTCCAAGGCGGACATCGCGATGTCGTTGCCGAACGAGATCGCCGGCCGCTTGGTCGTCATCTTCCGCGAGAACCCCTCCATCGGCTTCACGGACGCGATCGACCAGTGGCTCACCGCCGAAGCGGAGCACCTGGACCCCGAACTCATCGCGCTGACGTCAGCGATGTTCCAGGCCAGTCCCGGCCTGCGTTCCCTCAGCAGCGCCGAGCTCGGCGAAGCCGTCGAAGCCGGCGCCCCGGCGTTCGGCGCGGAGACCGGCCTGCCCGCCGACCATCCGCTCGGGGCTGTCATCGGGGCCGCCGTCGGGGCCGCCGTCGGGGAGTACCTCACCGTCGTGCTGCACGCCGGGAACCGGCCCGAACTGCACACCGCCTTCATGCGTACGATCCGAGCCACGGTCCGCTCCGCACGCTGA